The following are encoded together in the Iodobacter fluviatilis genome:
- a CDS encoding DegV family protein: protein MRIGLVTDSCCDLPRDFLNRHRIVILPITIQGNDGTFIDQRDPAATRDFYRRQAAQGVADFESQPYSAEQIKELFLSKLILEFDMVFCLTVMKSRSQIYNHATQAARAILTEYRPIREQANMMKPFVLRVFDSGSIFASQGLVVAEVARLISQDATCSEITKHIERLANTAQGFLMPANLGQLRHQARRKGDKSVGFLSYALGSALDIKPVIRAFQGETTPLSRVNGFAAGVDKLFSLAIEHIQRGLVAPTVCVSYGGDPAVVTDMLAYQRLKQAAKQHNVQLLLCEMSTTAGVNIGAGGVAIAFASETVAVLD, encoded by the coding sequence ATGCGCATCGGCTTAGTGACGGATTCATGTTGTGATCTGCCTCGCGATTTTTTAAATCGCCACCGGATTGTTATCTTGCCCATTACGATTCAAGGCAATGATGGCACTTTTATTGATCAGCGAGATCCGGCCGCAACCCGTGATTTTTATCGGCGGCAGGCGGCTCAAGGCGTAGCAGATTTTGAATCACAGCCTTATTCCGCCGAGCAAATTAAAGAATTGTTTTTATCTAAGTTAATTTTAGAATTTGATATGGTTTTTTGTTTAACCGTTATGAAATCGCGCAGCCAAATTTATAATCATGCCACGCAAGCGGCGAGGGCCATTTTGACTGAATACCGGCCTATTCGTGAGCAAGCTAATATGATGAAACCTTTCGTACTGAGGGTTTTTGATAGCGGCAGTATTTTTGCTAGCCAAGGTTTAGTTGTGGCTGAAGTGGCGCGTTTGATTAGCCAGGATGCCACTTGCTCAGAAATCACCAAGCATATTGAGCGCTTAGCCAATACGGCTCAAGGTTTTTTAATGCCCGCAAACCTTGGGCAATTACGCCATCAAGCTAGGCGTAAAGGTGATAAAAGCGTGGGATTTTTATCCTATGCCCTAGGGAGTGCTTTAGATATTAAGCCGGTGATTCGCGCCTTTCAGGGCGAAACCACGCCACTTAGCCGCGTCAATGGCTTTGCGGCAGGTGTAGATAAACTGTTTTCATTAGCTATTGAGCATATTCAGCGCGGCTTAGTGGCACCAACGGTGTGTGTAAGCTATGGCGGCGATCCTGCCGTGGTGACGGATATGCTAGCCTATCAACGATTAAAGCAGGCGGCTAAGCAACACAATGTGCAATTACTGCTCTGTGAGATGAGCACAACCGCTGGTGTGAACATTGGTGCTGGCGGTGTGGCGATTGCTTTTGCTTCTGAAACCGTCGCCGTTTTAGACTAA
- the mgtE gene encoding magnesium transporter yields the protein MTIVTRKQQESLQESLQQVVRLLDRHRLVEDMVHRQDMPKHELVEQLVHKQNLVELQKKLASLHPADVAYILEALPLFDRLTVWELVKSEHDGEILLEVSDAVRESLLADMENYEIIAAAEHLDADELADLVPDLSSEVRSELLGGLDDEERAQLQSALSYPEDEVGSLMDFEMVTIRDDVTLEVVLRYLRRFDELPNHTDKLFVVDHEQTLKGVLAINHLLVSDPDLTVHEAMATDVVTFRGHDDTGDAAQAFERYDLVSAPVVDSNHKVIGRLTVDMMVDVIREESDAEVLSLAGLKEEDLFSSVWKSAKNRWPWLAVNICTAFIASRVIGAFEETITNLVALAALMPIVSGIGGNTGTQTITLIIRGLALGQINPSNSGRLIGKELVIALLNGLVWGSVLGVIAWILYRQVSLGVVMMAAMMLNLLVAALVGILVPLTMQKLGRDPAYGSSVLLTATTDSMGFFIFLGLASVFLM from the coding sequence ATGACGATAGTCACCCGCAAACAGCAAGAAAGCCTACAAGAAAGCTTGCAACAGGTCGTGCGCCTGTTGGATAGGCATCGGCTGGTTGAAGATATGGTGCATCGGCAGGATATGCCCAAGCACGAGCTGGTTGAGCAGCTGGTGCATAAGCAGAACTTGGTCGAGCTACAAAAGAAGCTGGCTAGTTTGCACCCTGCCGACGTGGCATATATCTTAGAAGCGCTGCCCCTATTTGATCGACTGACGGTCTGGGAGCTGGTGAAGTCTGAGCACGATGGTGAAATCTTGTTGGAAGTATCCGATGCAGTGCGTGAATCGCTGCTGGCCGATATGGAAAACTATGAAATTATTGCCGCTGCCGAGCATCTGGACGCCGATGAGCTGGCCGACTTGGTGCCTGATTTATCCAGCGAAGTGCGCTCAGAATTACTGGGTGGCTTGGATGATGAAGAGCGCGCCCAGCTGCAATCGGCGTTGTCTTATCCAGAGGACGAAGTTGGCTCCTTAATGGATTTTGAAATGGTGACCATCAGAGATGATGTCACCTTAGAAGTGGTGCTGCGCTATTTGCGCCGCTTTGACGAGCTGCCCAATCACACCGATAAACTGTTTGTGGTCGATCACGAGCAAACGCTAAAAGGCGTGCTGGCGATTAATCATCTGCTGGTTTCTGATCCTGATTTAACCGTGCATGAAGCGATGGCCACCGATGTGGTGACCTTTCGTGGTCATGACGATACTGGGGACGCGGCGCAAGCGTTTGAGCGCTATGACTTGGTTTCTGCGCCCGTGGTCGACTCCAATCACAAAGTGATTGGCCGCCTTACTGTAGATATGATGGTGGACGTGATTCGTGAAGAATCCGACGCCGAAGTCTTATCTTTGGCGGGTTTGAAAGAAGAAGACCTGTTTTCTAGCGTGTGGAAATCCGCTAAAAACCGCTGGCCTTGGCTGGCGGTGAATATCTGCACCGCCTTTATTGCCAGCCGAGTGATCGGTGCGTTTGAAGAAACCATTACTAATTTAGTCGCGTTGGCTGCGCTGATGCCGATTGTATCGGGGATTGGCGGCAATACCGGTACGCAAACCATTACGTTGATTATCCGTGGCTTGGCGCTGGGGCAAATTAACCCAAGTAACTCAGGGCGCTTAATTGGTAAAGAGCTGGTTATTGCGCTGCTCAACGGCTTAGTTTGGGGCAGCGTTTTGGGCGTGATTGCATGGATACTTTACCGACAGGTTTCGCTAGGTGTGGTGATGATGGCTGCAATGATGCTAAATCTGCTCGTTGCCGCCTTAGTGGGGATTTTAGTGCCACTCACTATGCAAAAACTCGGCCGCGATCCCGCATATGGCTCATCGGTGCTACTGACCGCTACCACCGACTCGATGGGATTTTTTATTTTCCTCGGGCTGGCTTCCGTATTCCTAATGTAA
- a CDS encoding voltage-gated chloride channel family protein, with product MLKRLAVFAPFALLIKWLFLATIVGMLAGSASAFFLFALEWATATRLANPLLLAGLPLAGFVVGWVYLRFGTSVEAGNNLLIDEINEPQKIIPLRMAPLVLGGTVVSHLFGASVGREGTAVQMGAALADQLTRVFHLKNGDRRVLLMAGIAAGFASVFGTPLAGAIFGLEVLAIGRMRVDAIWPCLIAAVIADQVGLLWGVQHTHYAIASIPAISFWGLAAVLLAGAIFGLTARCFANTTHWLAARLKKVIHYPPLRLFIGGVLIAAVAYALSAERYLGLGVPTIVQSFQHPMAHYDFAAKFAFTVASLASGFKGGEVTPLFYIGATLGNVLAPWLNLPFAFLAGLGFVAVFAGAANTPITSTLMAIEMFGAEIGVYAALACVISYLCSGHTGIYRSQRVVYGKHQALLEGIKLSEIAAYYASKKTKS from the coding sequence TTGTTAAAACGCTTAGCCGTTTTTGCTCCTTTTGCGCTGCTGATTAAATGGCTTTTTTTGGCCACTATCGTCGGCATGCTGGCGGGTAGTGCTTCGGCATTTTTTTTGTTTGCTCTTGAATGGGCCACGGCTACACGATTGGCGAATCCTTTGCTGCTTGCAGGCCTGCCGCTAGCGGGCTTTGTGGTGGGCTGGGTTTATCTGCGTTTTGGTACGTCGGTTGAGGCGGGCAATAATTTATTGATCGACGAGATTAACGAGCCGCAAAAAATCATTCCACTACGCATGGCTCCGCTGGTGCTGGGGGGCACGGTGGTGTCACATTTATTTGGTGCATCTGTTGGGCGGGAAGGTACCGCTGTGCAGATGGGCGCGGCTTTGGCCGATCAGCTCACACGGGTTTTTCATCTTAAAAATGGTGATCGGCGTGTATTACTGATGGCAGGGATTGCGGCAGGTTTTGCCTCGGTGTTCGGTACACCACTTGCTGGTGCTATTTTTGGCTTAGAAGTACTGGCCATTGGCCGGATGCGCGTTGATGCCATTTGGCCTTGCCTCATCGCGGCCGTGATTGCCGATCAAGTGGGCCTGTTATGGGGCGTGCAGCATACGCATTACGCCATTGCTAGTATTCCTGCGATCAGCTTTTGGGGACTGGCCGCGGTGTTGCTGGCAGGTGCTATTTTTGGCCTAACGGCCCGCTGCTTTGCCAATACCACTCATTGGTTGGCGGCGCGGCTTAAAAAAGTCATTCATTATCCACCGCTGCGGCTCTTTATTGGTGGGGTGTTGATTGCCGCAGTGGCTTATGCTTTAAGCGCTGAACGTTATTTAGGCTTAGGTGTGCCAACGATTGTGCAATCCTTTCAACACCCGATGGCTCATTATGATTTTGCCGCTAAGTTCGCTTTTACCGTTGCGTCTTTAGCGAGCGGTTTTAAGGGGGGCGAGGTGACGCCCTTGTTTTATATTGGTGCCACTTTGGGTAATGTTTTAGCGCCGTGGCTAAACCTACCCTTTGCCTTTTTGGCGGGATTAGGTTTTGTGGCGGTATTTGCTGGCGCGGCGAATACGCCGATTACATCTACTTTGATGGCGATAGAAATGTTTGGTGCAGAAATTGGCGTGTATGCCGCGTTAGCCTGCGTAATCAGTTATTTGTGCTCGGGGCACACTGGCATTTACCGCTCGCAGCGAGTGGTTTATGGCAAGCACCAAGCTTTGCTTGAGGGGATTAAACTCAGCGAAATTGCGGCTTATTACGCGTCTAAAAAAACAAAATCTTAA
- the prmC gene encoding peptide chain release factor N(5)-glutamine methyltransferase — protein MDYSVLLAQSGLERFDAQVLFQHATGKNRAWLIGHGQDEVEAAHAAAFNLLAARRSKGEPVAYIVGTREFFGRDFVVSPSVLIPRPDTELLVELALERAAEGAVVLDLGTGSGCIPITIKLERPDLDVSAVDLSPAALLVAQTNASRLDAAVRFYQSDWYQAIGAMRFDMIVSNPPYIEQNDQHLSQGDLRFEPRSALSDEGDGLVHIRRIIAGARQHLNKNGWLLLEHGWDQAEPSRALLAAAGFTAVQSWRDLAGIERVSGGKL, from the coding sequence ATGGATTATTCAGTTTTATTGGCTCAAAGTGGTTTGGAGCGCTTTGATGCTCAGGTTTTGTTTCAGCACGCTACAGGTAAAAACCGCGCTTGGCTGATTGGACATGGGCAGGATGAAGTAGAGGCGGCACACGCTGCGGCATTTAATTTACTGGCGGCTCGTCGTAGCAAAGGCGAGCCGGTGGCGTATATCGTTGGCACGCGCGAGTTCTTTGGCCGTGATTTTGTGGTGAGCCCAAGCGTACTTATCCCAAGGCCAGATACGGAGCTGCTGGTAGAGCTGGCTTTAGAGCGGGCGGCCGAAGGGGCTGTGGTTTTGGATTTGGGCACAGGCTCGGGCTGTATACCGATCACCATTAAACTAGAGCGCCCAGATCTGGATGTCAGTGCGGTGGATCTATCCCCAGCCGCATTGCTGGTGGCGCAAACCAATGCTAGCCGCTTGGATGCGGCTGTACGTTTTTACCAATCGGATTGGTATCAAGCTATAGGCGCAATGCGCTTTGATATGATTGTTTCTAATCCGCCATATATTGAGCAAAACGATCAGCATCTAAGCCAAGGCGATTTACGCTTTGAGCCGCGTAGCGCGCTATCCGATGAGGGCGATGGCTTGGTGCATATCCGCAGGATTATCGCCGGGGCTAGGCAGCACTTGAACAAGAATGGCTGGCTATTATTAGAGCACGGCTGGGATCAAGCCGAACCTAGCCGAGCATTATTAGCTGCCGCAGGGTTTACAGCCGTACAAAGTTGGCGGGATCTAGCTGGGATAGAGCGCGTGAGCGGCGGAAAACTTTAA
- the grxD gene encoding Grx4 family monothiol glutaredoxin encodes MSTQDLIRQQVTENAVVLYMKGTPTFPQCGFSAGAVQMLKNCGVSFAAVNVLADADIRQGIKEYANWPTIPQLYIKGEFVGGSDIMKELFATGELQKMLEGIPE; translated from the coding sequence ATGAGCACGCAAGATCTGATTCGCCAGCAAGTAACTGAAAACGCCGTTGTTTTATATATGAAAGGCACGCCCACTTTCCCACAGTGTGGTTTCTCTGCTGGTGCGGTGCAAATGCTTAAAAACTGTGGCGTATCGTTTGCTGCGGTCAATGTGCTGGCAGATGCCGATATTCGCCAAGGCATTAAAGAATATGCCAACTGGCCTACTATTCCTCAGCTCTATATCAAGGGCGAGTTTGTAGGTGGTTCCGACATTATGAAAGAGCTGTTCGCTACGGGCGAGCTGCAAAAAATGCTGGAAGGTATTCCAGAGTAA
- a CDS encoding PAS domain S-box protein — translation MIAGLIYYKNKAEAELKAHLNKLVLSNQALDSISQAVLITSVDYKIIYANKAFEDTNGIKQNEVIGKKCTFMQGPLSSPIIIEKIRTALKNGQPFHGEIINYRKDGSHYWNEISIIPIFNAQQEITHFVSTQHDESERKITEKTIEKSAKKTAQLLEEIQKLTSNVPGMIYQFKLEKTGKSYFPYCSEGIRDLFLVSPEEILEDAQVLFNLIHPEDINELNSSILESAKTGEPWQLEYRTIFPDQSLHWMLGNAQPEALDDGSILWHGFISDISEIKQKESQLKEQDSKLNSILKSAADGIILIDSKGTMFLFNGAAEHIFGYTAAEVMHKNIRLLMQESEHSQHDQYLDNYLNTGDAKIIGIGREVMGKNKNGQLIPLDLSISEWKLGNERMFTGIVRDISERKKVQAQLIQSQKMDALSQLSGGLAHDFNNLLGIIIANLDFIEPALQGNAKAMERQQSAINAAMRGSDITRRLLQLSRKSPLPLNEIKPKSVGGLIEEVLGLLKRTLGADININTFIEPNLPLITLDATAFENALINLAINARDAMPDTGGDIVIYLHHWRPEIFNHCKDINLDNQAYLLLEFNDNGKGMSADVCERVFEPFFSTKTENGTGLGLAMVYGFVKQLHGHIRVYSEQGIGTMFHIFLPIDAVQNINIIEPASRHLPIQGGKETILLVDDEVDLREVTAEHLTTFGYSVIQAKNGMDALDKLEHAGKVDLLLSDIVMPGGMDGVTLAQDIVESCPHIAVLLTSGYPHKNSSSDRSETLFGEILHKPYRREALMLAVRKRMDEKITA, via the coding sequence GTGATTGCCGGATTAATTTACTATAAAAACAAAGCCGAAGCAGAACTTAAAGCCCACTTAAATAAGCTTGTACTGAGCAATCAAGCATTAGACTCCATCTCCCAAGCGGTGCTTATTACATCTGTAGATTATAAAATAATTTATGCAAACAAAGCCTTTGAAGATACCAATGGTATAAAGCAGAATGAAGTTATAGGAAAAAAATGCACGTTTATGCAAGGCCCATTATCTAGTCCAATTATCATTGAAAAGATCCGTACTGCACTTAAAAATGGCCAACCTTTTCATGGCGAAATCATTAATTACCGCAAAGATGGTAGCCATTATTGGAACGAAATATCCATCATACCTATCTTTAATGCACAACAAGAAATCACACACTTTGTAAGTACTCAGCATGATGAATCAGAAAGAAAAATAACTGAGAAAACGATAGAAAAATCAGCAAAAAAAACAGCACAATTATTAGAAGAAATACAAAAGCTAACCAGCAATGTCCCAGGAATGATTTACCAATTTAAATTAGAAAAAACGGGTAAAAGTTATTTCCCCTATTGCAGCGAAGGCATTCGAGACCTCTTTTTAGTTTCACCAGAAGAAATCCTAGAAGATGCGCAAGTATTATTTAATTTAATCCACCCAGAGGATATTAATGAGTTAAACAGCTCCATTTTGGAATCAGCAAAAACGGGAGAGCCTTGGCAGCTGGAATACCGCACGATCTTTCCTGACCAAAGCCTACATTGGATGCTCGGCAATGCACAGCCTGAGGCTCTAGATGACGGTAGTATCTTATGGCATGGATTTATCTCAGACATTTCTGAAATAAAACAAAAAGAATCACAATTAAAAGAACAAGACTCAAAACTAAATTCAATTTTAAAGAGTGCGGCAGATGGCATTATCTTGATTGACTCCAAAGGCACAATGTTTTTGTTCAATGGCGCAGCTGAACATATATTTGGTTATACCGCCGCCGAAGTTATGCATAAAAATATAAGATTATTAATGCAAGAGTCAGAACATAGCCAGCATGATCAATACTTAGACAACTATTTAAACACTGGCGATGCAAAAATAATAGGCATTGGCCGTGAAGTAATGGGGAAAAATAAAAATGGACAACTTATCCCCTTAGATTTGTCTATCTCGGAATGGAAATTAGGCAATGAGCGAATGTTTACCGGCATCGTTCGAGACATTAGCGAAAGAAAAAAAGTACAAGCCCAGCTGATTCAATCGCAAAAAATGGATGCTTTATCCCAGCTATCAGGTGGGCTTGCCCATGATTTTAATAACTTACTCGGCATTATCATTGCTAATCTTGATTTTATTGAGCCTGCCCTACAAGGCAATGCAAAAGCAATGGAGCGCCAGCAAAGTGCAATCAATGCGGCAATGCGTGGCTCTGATATTACTCGGCGGCTATTACAGCTCTCTAGAAAAAGCCCCTTACCTTTAAATGAAATAAAACCAAAATCAGTTGGGGGCTTAATTGAAGAAGTTTTAGGGCTATTAAAACGTACGCTAGGGGCCGATATTAATATTAATACTTTTATTGAACCTAATCTCCCTTTAATCACATTAGATGCTACTGCATTTGAAAATGCACTTATTAATTTAGCCATTAATGCCCGTGATGCTATGCCAGATACGGGTGGCGACATTGTGATTTATCTGCATCATTGGCGACCAGAAATATTCAATCATTGCAAAGATATTAACTTAGATAATCAAGCCTATTTATTACTTGAGTTCAATGACAATGGAAAAGGAATGTCTGCTGATGTTTGCGAGCGAGTTTTTGAGCCTTTTTTTAGTACTAAAACCGAAAATGGCACCGGCTTAGGACTGGCCATGGTTTACGGTTTTGTAAAACAATTACACGGCCATATTCGTGTTTATAGCGAGCAGGGGATTGGCACGATGTTCCATATTTTTTTACCCATTGATGCGGTTCAAAATATCAATATAATTGAACCCGCCTCCAGACATCTGCCAATACAGGGCGGCAAGGAAACGATTTTATTAGTGGATGATGAAGTCGATTTAAGAGAAGTCACTGCTGAGCATTTAACTACTTTTGGCTACAGCGTCATTCAGGCTAAAAATGGTATGGATGCTTTAGATAAACTAGAACATGCGGGCAAAGTGGATTTGCTACTTTCTGATATTGTAATGCCGGGCGGCATGGATGGCGTCACTTTAGCGCAGGATATTGTCGAGTCTTGCCCCCATATAGCGGTGCTACTTACATCAGGTTATCCACACAAAAATAGCTCCAGCGATCGCTCCGAAACACTCTTTGGGGAAATCTTGCATAAGCCCTATCGCCGCGAAGCTTTGATGCTGGCCGTGCGTAAACGGATGGATGAAAAAATTACAGCCTAA